The following proteins are encoded in a genomic region of Coffea eugenioides isolate CCC68of chromosome 6, Ceug_1.0, whole genome shotgun sequence:
- the LOC113775288 gene encoding putative methyltransferase DDB_G0268948, translating into MAYLYLKQGKNYSQSRPNYPEELFHFIASKTPHHDLVWDAGTGNGQAASSLAKIYKNVIATDTSQKQLELASRLPNVQYKCTSPTMSAEELETDVAKQATVDLVTVGQAIHWFDRPKFYQQVQLVLKKPQGIIAAWCYTTPQVNARVDAVFNKFYFVDSRPYWHPGRNLIYDKYESIEFPFFPVEGAENTGPFEFMTEKLMSLDELLAYAKSGSAYETALEKGVDLMSEDVIEEFRSAWAEDGNNQKVAKFPIYLRIGKVGK; encoded by the exons atggcatACTTGTACCTTAAACAGGGAAAGAATTACTCGCAATCCCGGCCAAATTATCCAGAAGAATTGTTCCACTTCATTGCATCCAAGACACCGCACCATGACCTTGTCTGGGATGCCGGCACTGGCAATGGACAGGCAGCATCATCT CTAGCAAAGATATACAAGAATGTGATTGCCACGGATACCAGCCAGAAACAGCTCGAATTAGCTTCTAGGCTTCCAAATGTGCAATACAAGTGTACTTCTCCAACAATGTCTGCTGAAGAGCTGGAAACGGACGTGGCAAAACAAGCCACCGTGGATCTTGTGACTGTTGGCCAAGCCATCCATTGGTTTGATCGTCCCAAGTTCTACCAGCAAGTGCAGTTGGTTCTAAAGAAGCCACAGGGAATAATAGCAGCATGGTGCTATACTACCCCACAAGTCAATGCTAGAGTTGATGCtgtttttaataaattttacttTGTTGATTCTAGGCCTTACTGGCACCCTGGCAGAAACTTAATTTACGACAAGTATGAGAGCATTGAATTTCCATTTTTTCCGGTAGAAGGAGCTGAGAACACGGGGCCATTTGAATTCATGACTGAAAAATTGATGAGTTTGGATGAGTTACTTGCTTATGCAAAATCAGGTTCGGCATATGAAACAGCACTGGAAAAAGGTGTGGATCTCATGAGTGAGGACGTGATCGAGGAATTTCGGTCTGCTTGGGCCGAAGATGGCAACAATCAGAAGGTTGCTAAGTTCCCTATTTATCTCAGGATTGGTAAAGTCGGAAAATGA